GAAGCCAATTATGCGACAAATGAGACAAGTGATGAGCCAGACAATGGCAACGACTACGAAGATGATGAGGTCGGTGATGATGAGAAGGCTGTTTTTTATCTGAAGCTGCCTGCAGGCGCAGACATCGACGCCGACACCGACAACACAACACGGCACACGGAAATAGCAGCCAGAGCAACAGCTCAACTCAGAGCAGACGCTGTGAAGAATATCAGTTCCGAGTGCGACAGCAGCGACctggatgaggatgaggatgaggttGCCAAGGATAATAATGACAGTGACTTCTTGAGCACCACTTATACGTGGAATCTGCGAAATGTGCCCAAGCTGCGCATAAACGATGCCGAGGGCGTATGTAATTTGACGCTGCTGAGCccgcagctggagcagcacaATACGATTGACGACACTTCAAAGGTGCGAGCTGCGAcaccaacgccaacgccagcaTCAATGTCAACATCACCGTCAACATCGGCGAGAACTTCAACGGAGGAGGCGGCACACTCGCAGTCACAAAAGGTAAGAAGCAATCAATGTGTCGCCTCATTAGGTACACACAATATTATCACATTGTCACATTCTGCAGCTGCTCTTCAAACTGGATAACCTCGAACGCTCCTGGCCCTGGGCAGATCGTGAGAAAATCATCTACAAGTGAGTCAAGTGAACGGCGACAACTGCCTGTTGATGTTGTTAATGTGTCTTTCGCATTTTGACAGGCAATCAACCTGTCATCTGGTGCCACGCAAACCGCTGGGAATTGTTGGCCAACGCATTCAATTGCTCGCCAAACAGGAGCTGCAACGCAAGGACAAAGCGCAATAGTCTAACGACGAGAAGAGCACAACTCCAACAAatatcaactttatttttattttattttccgtatattatacatattccCTTCTCGTCATTAGTGAGGTGTCGCCTCAGACTCGTAGACTCTGCGCTTGGCAGGCAACCGAACTTTTAATTGAGTTCATTATGCAAATGCGTCAGCCGCACACTCCACTTAACAGACACAGGAACAAGTAGCCCGagcgcacgcacacacacacgcacaggcACACGCACAACAgggcgtatgcgcaacttTATTTAAACTCATATAGGATGCAAGAGTAGTCTTCAACTTTGGCTCAACAAAAGCAGCACACACTTCTGCCGgctgtttttaattaaagaagtGCATCGCAAGTAAAGCCAAAATCTGTGGCCAACAATTGCCAAGATAATTTCACACACATTATCctttcaattaaactttt
This is a stretch of genomic DNA from Drosophila albomicans strain 15112-1751.03 chromosome 3, ASM965048v2, whole genome shotgun sequence. It encodes these proteins:
- the LOC117569048 gene encoding germ cell nuclear acidic protein isoform X2 — protein: MRNMEEDDPTGMFEAGEEKSIVMRVPKPMPPPKGRVLPTSIELRLLEMQRKLSAIAEIPKILSSTLATVSQSFDSLEAEASYKRKCSYDEDALDYELLEQPESECDSELDESDDVEDDEEDDLVQVQDDDDDDAEDAVHKFKSESLKDATPESDYASEANYATNETSDEPDNGNDYEDDEVGDDEKAVFYLKLPAGADIDADTDNTTRHTEIAARATAQLRADAVKNISSECDSSDLDEDEDEVAKDNNDSDFLSTTYTWNLRNVPKLRINDAEGVCNLTLLSPQLEQHNTIDDTSKVRAATPTPTPASMSTSPSTSARTSTEEAAHSQSQKLLFKLDNLERSWPWADREKIIYKQSTCHLVPRKPLGIVGQRIQLLAKQELQRKDKAQ